The Malus sylvestris chromosome 3, drMalSylv7.2, whole genome shotgun sequence genomic sequence CCAAATCAAAACCGAATATCTAATTTCAGTTATTTTCGGGTTTGGCAAAAAACCAAACAGAAATTAACTGAATCGACTTTGCATGTTAATTAAAATAGAATTCTCATGGGTGTAATTACTTATTTTTCTTCAAGCTCTTCCTCCATATCCTCTTCATATTGGATCATCACTTTAGCCTCCATTTCCCATCCTTAATCATACTAATGTATTCAAACggaaaccatatttttacaagTCGCTTCATTGTACACCAAATTCTAATGGAATTATTTTTTGAACGGGTTAATAACATAAATATTCCTTGAAGTTTATCGAATTTTCACAAAACATCCTCACGTTTGAAACATTACATTACAGTAACACTCACTTGGGCTTAGTCTTCTTGTTGCTAGCTTGGTGCTGTGACAAAATAGCAGCCAACATTTCCTCCGATTCCCCCCCCTAAGATTCGACTTTGATGTTGTTTTCCTCATCCAatttccagtttttttttttccttaggcaagcaaattaaaatataaagaatgaataaaaaaattaaaatcaaactgGACCAAACCGAATTAATTCGGTTtatcatttaaaattaaaaaaaaaaacaaatcaaaccgAATAgctaatttcattttattttcaggcgtgacaaaaaaccgaaccgaaatgaACCAAATCCACTCCTCCCCCCTTCACTTGTAAAGAACTTGACCTCGAGTTCTCCTTGAATCGAATTTGACCATAAGCAGACAAGTAGCTTGATCAGCAAATAAATTCTTCAACTTAAAGAGCTCAAATTTCTTTAGTGCCGAGATGTTACAATCATGAAATCAAAATCATAAGTAAAATTGGAATATTCaactttataatttaattttttcttgacTAACGACTATTGCAACCCAAACTTGCTTGTTCAGTTAATCTTGAAATTTAATTTCACATTGATCGGTTGTGGATTTTTCATATCATAATTTTCACTTAATTTATATCCATATCTTGAGTTTCATGGTGGATCACTTGTAAGTTTGTAACTCGTATCCCTTCTTGAAGCAAAATAGAATTCTCATGGGTACAATTATTTCTTCAAGCTCTTCCACCATATCCTCTTTGCATGTTGGATCAACACTTTGGCCTCCGTTTCCCATCATACACAAATGTATTCAAACAGAAACCATACTTTTACAGGTCGTTTCATTGTACACCAAATTCTAATAGAAttattttgttctttctttcgaGTGACattgtgtcacatcccggcccggggtggattgtccgctttgggccccgaccacgccctcacggttttgtttctgggaactcacgagcaacttcccagtgggtcacccatcctgggagtgctctagcccccttctcacttaacttcggagtttctacggaacccaaagccagtgagctcccaaaaggcctcgtgctaggtaggaatGAGAacatacatttaaggatcactcccctgagcgatgtgggatgttacaccttGCCCTTCAAAAAAGGATATTATAGATATAATCACGAAGAATTCGGTTTCAATAAGGGTCCTTGCAAACTAAATCTaatttcttatatataaagTATTTTTGCTTGGGATAGTGTTATTCACATACCCAGTTTTACTTCTCAcaaccccttgttaattttttggtcattgatcttcttcaattcattgaaTTTGACAGCTGAAAATTTGAgtgtatgtgagaagtaaaatgggcaTGTGAAGTGTTCTCGTCACGGGGAACCACGCGCAACCATACAATAATTCTTGGAATGGAAGAAAACCAAAGTCGAATGCTTTATTACACATAGATAGTTGGAGTGTTCTGGGTTTGGAAGGAAGCAGCTATGAAATCCCACAACTTAAGCACATGCTAATGCACCTGGACATGAAGTAATTAACAACAAAGATTCCTCCTGATGGtacattattatttattaacacCGCAGTATTATTTTTATCCAGCATCAAGTTTGAGTCCTCCTCAGTCCTGCAGATTAAGCTGCAGAATTTGTAACACCGCAAAAGGTTTTGACAGGAGAGACTAAGTTCCTGGCCTCACCCCTACTGTGAAACCTTATATACTCAAGACTGTCAAGTGGGTTATAGAGCAGTGGGTGCCTCTCGTCCACCAGTTCTTGTGGTACTTGTATTATTCCGTTGTTGAAAGTAAACAACCCCAGTGAGTACCTCGTCTTGTCTCCACAATGCTTCACTCGATGATGACAAGCTTTTATTCTGTCGTTGCTCCATACCTTATCGAACCAAGTCAAAATAACCAATTAGatcattacttctagtgttctaaaaattgcAGCGCCTAGGCACTAGACGGTGAAGGCCTCCCGCGATTTAGTGCAAATTGTTTCAAAAAATCGATCTGGGAGCTAGGCGGCACCTAGGCAGTCCTAggtggtttggtttttttttttttttttttaaatattaattgtgtgctttttttttttttagtttcatgATGGTATACTTATGAAAATGgtgtacctaatttgcaaatgatggatttacCACAAATTTATCCAATTGTGAAATGAATTGGAGCAATTTTGAGGGGatacatacaaagaaaagaaataaactagATAAAACAAGGTTAAATAATTTAGTTTATGCCAAATCCAATGCAAAGATCATGAACAAGAAGAATTTAGTCTATTATCCAAGAATACTCCTCATTATAATTATATGCTTAATGCtttttaaatattgaacttgttggatggatgtattttgtgtattcttctacttctatttttacattttatcatttttttaagaaaaactaatgaaaatggtttgaaaactttgaattttaacgataaggacaaaataaagggtaaagtgaatagtaccaagattgactttttagtgtaaaaatgtagtttttcattaaaataaacagtatcgggagtttttcgttaaaatttcctctttttttttttttttcaacatccATAGAAGTATAGATTTTCTATTTTAAGTGTAAATAgatacttatttacaagatatataataaatttacataaattcACCTAGGCCCTTGCCTACCGTCCGATTAGTGCCtagtgttttttagaaccttgataaaAGTACCCGCCGGCAAGGAAGAGGGAGTTCCAGCTGGCGGCGGGGCGTTTGGGGTGGTGCTGCATCGGAAGGAGACACAAACTTGGGGACAGCAAACCCACAGCGGCTAAGTAGTACTAGTGTAAGATAATTGAAAACTAAGTAGTTGATGGTACTTAACTATATGGGAATGAGACAAACCTGCAATCCATCACCGGCCAAGAACACGAACTGTGAAGGTACCGACTCAACGCTAATCCAGTCACCATCCTTGGTTTTAACCTCCAAACCACCAACGTCATGCTGAACGACGATGGTGGTGAAGTTCTTGTCTGTATGGCTCGCAAATCTCAAGGTTGTACTATCAGCTTCCTCTGGTTTATTATACTTGAGGAATCTAAGAAGGTGGCTGTTGGCACTAGCAACAGACTCG encodes the following:
- the LOC126616809 gene encoding probable inactive 2-oxoglutarate-dependent dioxygenase AOP2; the encoded protein is MGSLTLPKLPTIDFSVDVLKPGSSSWLSTSKQVRYALEEYGGFVAQYDQISAQLLNDIFGHAKDLFEVPLENKVKNVSNEPYRGYIGPNHLMPLYEGIAIDNVTSPEETQKFKNLMWPHGKSNFCETTDSFAQLLSELEHKVEQMLFESYGAEKQYESVASANSHLLRFLKYNKPEEADSTTLRFASHTDKNFTTIVVQHDVGGLEVKTKDGDWISVESVPSQFVFLAGDGLQVWSNDRIKACHHRVKHCGDKTRYSLGLFTFNNGIIQVPQELVDERHPLLYNPLDSLEYIRFHSRGEARNLVSPVKTFCGVTNSAA